One part of the Arabidopsis thaliana chromosome 4, partial sequence genome encodes these proteins:
- a CDS encoding F-box/RNI-like superfamily protein (F-box/RNI-like superfamily protein; CONTAINS InterPro DOMAIN/s: F-box domain, cyclin-like (InterPro:IPR001810), F-box domain, Skp2-like (InterPro:IPR022364); Has 59 Blast hits to 57 proteins in 11 species: Archae - 0; Bacteria - 0; Metazoa - 0; Fungi - 0; Plants - 58; Viruses - 0; Other Eukaryotes - 1 (source: NCBI BLink).), whose translation MDELPPELWIKILSRINDSESLARCRVASKTLNSLSREVRAVNLICTWSRYLKSRSIVVVTPFKTIFRSLIENSSKIRSISVGVDKALKGMSFDDFNEEDSKDLYLTDVEFVKEWLPRVREDLENLSISDFWIQSCWRKSDILALISSNCSKLVKLEVKNAWLSVVGLTEMPNLRYLTLEFIRLDDENLEKVNDCFPFLQELNLIGVGGLKEPRIHFLHLKSCHWTVSNAPLSLAIVAPNLLELKLKCNKPKSLLVETPKLVQCHLSVEDAEGVSFGEFQDLKTLELVSPDMYRLISNISFGNKIKKLAVDSVKSIEQSERLELGLATILKAFPGITSLSLSPRTWSDIETHFQSQGGLGDMKGTDSLKQITARVQMSDHTNVHQTVSFIRSIVNKYRGLTDMRLMIHQDKDPRVRSNLISTCMMSNPRVRWKWGMWAEGGEDMWV comes from the exons ATGGACGAGTTACCACCAGAGCTCTGGATCAAAATTCTGAGTCGAATCAACGATTCCGAATCCCTAGCACGATGTAGAGTCGCTTCCAAGACATTGAACTCGCTTTCTCGAGAGGTTCGCGCCGTGAATCTCATCTGTACCTGGTCTCGGTACTTAAAATCGCGGTCCATCGTCGTTGTCACACCGTTCAAGACGATCTTCAGAAGCCTAATCGAGAACTCTAGCAAAATTCGCTCAATCTCAGTCGGAGTCGATAAGGCGCTTAAGGGAATGTCGTTTGACGACttcaatgaagaagattcCAAGGATTTGTACCTGACCGATGTCGAATTTGTGAAGGAGTGGTTGCCTAGGGTTCGTGAAGACCTGGAGAATTTGTCAATTTCGGATTTCTGGATTCAATCTTGCTGGAGAAAATCGGATATTTTGGCGCTCATTTCTTCAAact GTAGTAAGTTAGTGAAACTAGAGGTGAAGAATGCTTGGCTCTCTGTAGTTGGCCTGACTGAGATGCCTAATCTCAGATACTTGACACTTGAATTCATCAGACTTGATGATGAGAATCTAGAGAAGGTCAATGATTGTTTCCCTTTTCTTCAAGAGCTGAATTTGATTGGTGTTGGAGGACTTAAGGAACCAAGAATCCATTTTCTTCACCTAAAGAGTTGTCATTGGACTGTGTCGAATGCTCCACTTTCCTTGGCTATCGTGGCGCCAAACCTGCTTGAACTGAAGCTAAAATGCAACAAGCCTAAATCTCTTCTAGTTGAAACGCCCAAGTTGGTGCAATGCCATCTTTCTGTGGAGGACGCTGAAGGTGTTAGTTTTGGGGAGTTTCAAGATCTGAAGACTTTAGAGCTCGTATCTCCTGATATGTACAGATTAATCAGCAACATCAGTTTTGGCAACAAGATCAAAAAGCTTGCAGTGGATTCAGTAAAGTCTATAGAACAATCTGAGAGGTTAGAACTTGGACTGGCAACAATCCTCAAAGCATTCCCTGGCATTACTTCTCTTAGTTTGAGTCCCAGGACTTGGTCAGATATCGAAACACATTTCCAAAGCCAAGGCGGCCTAGGTGATATGAAGGGAACAGACAGCCTGAAGCAAATAACAGCACGTGTACAGATGTCAGATCATACCAATGTTCATCAAACAGTTTCTTTCATCAGGTCTATTGTTAATAAGTACAGAGGTTTGACAGACATGAGACTGATGATTCACCAGGACAAAGATCCTAGAGTAAGAAGCAATCTGATATCGACATGTATGATGAGTAACCCGAGAGTGAGATGGAAATGGGGAATGTGGGCTGAAGGAGGTGAAGATATGTGGGTCTAA
- a CDS encoding oxidoreductase/transition metal ion-binding protein (DUF3531) (Protein of unknown function (DUF3531); CONTAINS InterPro DOMAIN/s: Protein of unknown function DUF3531 (InterPro:IPR021920); BEST Arabidopsis thaliana protein match is: Protein of unknown function (DUF3531) (TAIR:AT5G08400.2); Has 315 Blast hits to 315 proteins in 83 species: Archae - 0; Bacteria - 120; Metazoa - 0; Fungi - 0; Plants - 69; Viruses - 0; Other Eukaryotes - 126 (source: NCBI BLink).), whose protein sequence is MLRFQCFLHLLQPSMAKNNSNHSNICLHNLAPFRVTDTIPVQKIQELRANRSRESGKLRVNGIGREMEEGVEEFEEVDDGDDDEVEDEFSAKKRGVYRAKKEKIDYDKDPEFADILGDCLDNPDKAQKKMEERLRKKRNKILHTKTGSATSMPVTFNKFEYSNSYMWLEFYNTPLDKDIALISDTIRSWHILGRLGGYNSMNMQLSQAPLDKRPNYDAILGANVEPTTFYNIGDLEVQDNVARIWLDIGTSEPLILDVLINALTQISSDYVGIKKVVFGGSEFESWKENMTSEESGFRVHKI, encoded by the exons atgctaaggtttcaatgttttcttcaccttcttcagCCTTCTATGGCGAAGAACAACAGCAACCACTCGAATATTTGTTTAcacaatttggcgccgttTCGGGTCACCGACACGATTCCTGTACAGAAGATCCAGGAGTTACGTGCGAATCGGTCGAGGGAGAGTGGAAAGTTGCGAGTAAATGGAATAGGTAGAGAAATGGAAGAAGGTGTGGAAGAATTCGAAGAAGtagatgatggagatgatgatgaggtaGAAGATGAGTTCTCGGCGAAGAAGAGAGGCGTTTACAGAgcgaagaaagagaagattgaTTACGATAAAGACCCTGAGTTTGCGGATATTCTTGGAGATTGTTTAGATAACCCAGATAAAGCTCAAAAGAAG ATGGAAGAgagattgaggaagaagaggaacaaaaTTCTTCATACTAAGACTGGTTCTGCAACTTCGATGCCAGTGACGTTTAACAA ATTTGAGTATTCGAATTCATACATGTGGTTGGAGTTTTACAACACACCGCTGGACAAAGACATAGCCTTGATCTCTGAT ACAATCCGGTCCTGGCATATCCTTGGACGACTTGGTGGATACAACTCCATGAATATGCAA TTATCACAAGCACCACTGGATAAGAGGCCAAACTATGATGCCATACTTGGAGCTAATGTCGAGCCCACCACGTTTTATAACATCGGGGATCTTGAGGTTCAAGACAATGTCGCTCGAATATG GCTCGATATTGGGACCTCGGAGCCGTTGATTCTCGATGTTCTGATAAACGCATTGACACAAATCAGCTCAGA TTATGTCGGGATAAAGAAAGTTGTGTTTGGTGGATCTGAGTTCGAGAGCTGGAAGGAGAATATGACATCCGAGGAATCTGGTTTCAGAGTCCACAAGATTTAA
- the rps15ae gene encoding ribosomal protein S15A E (ribosomal protein S15A E (rps15ae); FUNCTIONS IN: structural constituent of ribosome; INVOLVED IN: translation; LOCATED IN: mitochondrion, cytosolic small ribosomal subunit, cytosolic ribosome, vacuole; EXPRESSED IN: 21 plant structures; EXPRESSED DURING: 13 growth stages; CONTAINS InterPro DOMAIN/s: Ribosomal protein S8 (InterPro:IPR000630); BEST Arabidopsis thaliana protein match is: ribosomal protein S15A B (TAIR:AT2G19720.1); Has 3554 Blast hits to 3554 proteins in 1296 species: Archae - 277; Bacteria - 1753; Metazoa - 425; Fungi - 219; Plants - 281; Viruses - 0; Other Eukaryotes - 599 (source: NCBI BLink).) has protein sequence MGRRILNDALRTIVNAERRGKASVELKPISTVMSSFLRIMKEKGYIKNFQVYDPHRVGRITVDLQGRVNDCKALTYRQDVRAKEIEKYTERTLPTRQWGYVVITTPDGILDHEEAIKRNVGGQVLGFFY, from the exons ATGGGGAGGAGGATTTTGAACGATGCGTTGAGGACGATTGTGAATGCTGAGAGACGAGGAAAAGCTTCGGTGGAGCTCAAACCAATCTCCACCGTTATGTCTTCGTtcttgagaatcatgaaggAGAAAG GTTATATCAAGAACTTTCAAGTGTATGATCCACATAGAGTTGGGAGAATAACAGTTGATCTGCAAGGGAGGGTTAATGACTGCAAAGCTCTTACCTACAGGCAAGACGTTAGGGCAaaagagattgagaaataCACTGAACGCACACTTCCAACACGTCAG TGGGGTTATGTTGTAATCACAACTCCGGATGGGATTTTGGACCATGAAGAAGCAATCAAACGGAATGTGGGTGGTCAGGTTCTTGGCTTCTTTTACTGA
- a CDS encoding Regulator of Vps4 activity in the MVB pathway protein (Regulator of Vps4 activity in the MVB pathway protein; FUNCTIONS IN: molecular_function unknown; INVOLVED IN: biological_process unknown; LOCATED IN: cellular_component unknown; EXPRESSED IN: 24 plant structures; EXPRESSED DURING: 15 growth stages; CONTAINS InterPro DOMAIN/s: Protein of unknown function DUF292, eukaryotic (InterPro:IPR005061); BEST Arabidopsis thaliana protein match is: Regulator of Vps4 activity in the MVB pathway protein (TAIR:AT2G19710.1); Has 35333 Blast hits to 34131 proteins in 2444 species: Archae - 798; Bacteria - 22429; Metazoa - 974; Fungi - 991; Plants - 531; Viruses - 0; Other Eukaryotes - 9610 (source: NCBI BLink).) has product MNKKDTQIKQLRRELAHLLESGQTQTAKIRVEHVVREEKTVAAYELVGIYCELLVARLGVIDSQKTCPNDLKEAVASVLYASQRLTDVGELSDIVKHFSAKYGKDFVSAAIGLQPDSGVSRLLVEKLSVKAPDGPTKIKILTEIATQHNVTWEAESLVESDPKETMSASGASSSVSQPATGIKSESSRIQNNQPPVFQAAATVNVSQNSYATDGRSSSRMTSTDFNVGKTPDHYHQDPKPSGDRVDGREHRDHNPGHGDTSPFETKFVDATSAARAAAESAERASFAARRAAELSSKERMMMMQNSTESRNSSSYENLRSNPPHSRTSSSNMQGGGFGKEELLKSNNRQVDQSTTTTRAESSKKTVDELSENTSWRRGHSRENSLEMRPNDSFAKIGREKQQPGMDDINLSSSADVLNKKQSSRASSHSPSSNFSDDNDVTALDHIDSPSIFEENKFQSTVGDRESYNDSPVVVVAPAFDDYSSFFDKPQFDTEDAYHDEPEQGLGFSLLGSSSKTSDHMPTEISSWSLEGHKDLGKLSSASTSQVLEKEKPSSPPTFDDGPTSPPASLHEPEPSAKFDDYDRDSESEEDNLGRLSGRAEGKSKLTAQKSHMSEGPDDLGRYFFPSDTEDQGDDSKTQEESDAETPTGLKFGPLASGLENETTLPSYGSSPPRDKTSSKSIKEYLPTEVDPSRSSSLQTASSSSIRNELYTQKASNSDKRPSSIPPDSSSSDDESDMELPKRVSFRYQEKRTESRTRPTHLHSGVSHKDLEEEIPTRASTRSQDRRTHKTTPASASASYFHTMSSDDEDEKEVHRDTAHIQTRPYISISRRTKGQERRPSLVTAKIDKVSFDEESPPKLSPEAKPLTKQQGSASSLSYLPKTEKVSHDQESHPKLGLGAKPLIKQQGSASSLSFLPKTNKASPDQDSPPKLVPKEKPAAKQRGSASSLSFLPKTDKASPDQDSPPKLLPKEKPAAKQQGSATSSSSLPKTEKISHYRESPSKLTPEAKSMAKQEGLASSSSSLPKTVTSPDPETPAKEKASHVHPKLPDYDDIFAKLGALRR; this is encoded by the exons ATG aacaaaaaggaTACACAGATTAAGCAACTGAGGAGAGAATTAGCTCATTTGCTTGAATCCGGCCAAACCCAAACAGCTAAAATTCGG GTGGAGCATGTggtaagagaagaaaagacagTAGCTGCTTATGAGCTCGTTGGTATATATTGTGAACTTCTTGTTGCTCGTTTGGGTGTCATTGACTCTCAAAA GACATGTCCTAATGATCTTAAGGAAGCTGTCGCAAGTGTCTTATACGCTTCTCAAAGGTTAACAGATGTTGGGGAGCTCTCAGATATTGTTAAGCATTTCTCTGCAAAGTATGgtaaagattttgtttcagCTGCTATTGGTTTGCAACCGGATTCTGGTGTGAGTCGTTTG TTAGTAGAGAAATTGTCTGTTAAAGCTCCTGATGGTCcaacaaagatcaaaattttgacGGAGATTGCTACGCAGCATAATGTAACTTGGGAAGCAGAGTCTTTGGTTGAATCAGATCCAAAGGAAACCATGTCGGCG AGTGGAGCAAGTTCATCTGTGTCTCAGCCAGCAACTGGAATAAAGTCGGAGTCTTCAAGAATCCAGAACAATCAACCTCCAGTATTTCAAGCTGCAGCTACTGTCAATGTGTCGCAGAATTCATATGCAACTGATGGGAGATCTTCAAGCCGCATGACATCTACTGATTTCAACGTTGGGAAGACACCTGATCACTATCATCAAGACCCAAAACCTTCTG GAGATAGAGTTGACGGTAGAGAACACAGGGATCACAATCCAGGTCATGGGGATACATCTCCATTCGAAACGAAATTTGTTGATGCAACGAGTGCTGCACGTGCTGCTGCTGAATCTGCGGAAAGAGCGAGTTTTGCTGCACGTAGAGCTGCTGAGCTTTCAAGTAAAGaaagaatgatgatgatgcagaaTTCAACAGAGTCGCGGAACTCATCCTCGTATGAGAATCTTAGAAGCAATCCCCCACATAGTCGTACTAGTAGCTCAAATATGCAAGGCGGAGGTTTTGGTAAAGAAGAGTTATTAAAAAGCAATAACAGGCAAGTAGATCAatctactactactactagaGCAGAGTCATCTAAGAAGACTGTTGATGAGCTATCAGAAAATACTTCATGGAGGAGAGGTCATTCTCGGGAGAACTCATTGGAGATGAGGCCGAATGATTCCTTTGCTAAAATAGGTAGAGAGAAACAGCAGCCAGGTATGGATGATATAAACCTTAGCAGTTCAGCAGATGTTCTAAATAAGAAACAATCAAGCCGAGCTTCATCGCATTCACCGTCAAGCAATTTTTCCGATGATAATGATGTCACTGCCTTGGACCATATCGATTCACCAAGTATCTTTGAGGAAAACAAATTTCAGAGCACTGTTGGAGATAGAGAGAGCTACAATGACAGtcctgttgttgttgttgctccGGCTTTTGATGACTATAGCTCGTTTTTTGACAAACCTCAATTCGACACAGAAGATGCTTATCATGATGAACCAGAACAAGGATTAGGATTTTCATTGCTTGGCAGTAGCAGCAAAACATCGGATCATATGCCTACAGAGATAAGTTCATGGAGCCTCGAAGGACACAAGGATCTGGGAAAACTCAGCTCAGCCTCAACCTCACAGGTTCTTGAAAAGGAGAAGCCAAGTTCTCCTCCAACATTTGATGATGGTCCTACAAGTCCTCCAGCTTCTCTGCATGAGCCTGAGCCGTCTGCAAAGTTTGATGATTATGACCGAGATTCtgaaagtgaagaagacaatCTAGGAAGACTTTCCGGACGTGCAGAAGGAAAGTCGAAGCTGACAGCTCAGAAGTCTCACATGTCTGAAGGTCCTGATGATTTAGGACGTTACTTTTTCCCATCAGACACAGAAGACCAAGGAGATGATTCCAAAACACAGGAAGAATCTGACGCAGAGACTCCTACAGGTCTTAAGTTTGGACCTCTAGCCAGTGGACTTGAGAATGAAACGACTCTCCCATCTTATGGATCGAGTCCGCCAAGAGACAAGACGTCGTCTAAATCTATAAAAGAGTATCTTCCAACAGAGGTTGATCCGTCAAGGTCTTCTTCTCTGCAGACAGCTTCTTCTAGCAGTATTAGGAATGAACTTTACACTCAGAAAGCAAGTAACTCAGACAAAAGACCAAGCTCTATACCTCCAGATTCATCTTCTAGTGATGATGAATCAGATATGGAACTTCCAAAGAGAGTTTCTTTCAGATATCAAGAGAAAAGAACTGAGTCAAGAACCCGGCCCACACATCTACATTCGGGTGTCAGCCATAAGGACTTGGAGGAAGAAATCCCGACTCGAGCTTCTACCAGAAGTCAAGATAGGAGGACCCACAAGACCACCCCTGCCTCTGCTTCTGCTTCATATTTTCACACAATGTCCAGtgacgatgaagatgagaaagaagtCCATAGAGATACTGCACACATTCAAACCAGGCCTTATATTTCCATctcaagaagaacaaagggCCAAGAGAGAAGACCATCCCTCGTTACTGCAAAAATTGACAAAGTTTCTTTTGATGAAGAATCTCCACCAAAGCTAAGTCCTGAGGCCAAGCCACTGACTAAGCAACAAGGATCAGCTTCCTCTTTAAGCTATCTTCCCAAAACTGAGAAAGTTTCTCACGATCAAGAATCTCATCCAAAGCTAGGTCTTGGGGCCAAACCACTGATTAAGCAACAAGgatcagcttcttctttaagctttcttccaaaaaccaacaaagctTCTCCCGATCAAGATTCTCCTCCAAAGCTAGTTCCAAAGGAAAAACCAGCAGCTAAGCAACGAGgatcagcttcttctttaagCTTTCTTCCAAAAACTGACAAAGCTTCTCCCGATCAAGATTCTCCTCCAAAGCTACTTCCAAAGGAAAAGCCAGCAGCTAAGCAACAAGGATCAGCAACTTCTTCAAGCTCTCttccaaaaactgaaaaaatcTCTCACTATAGAGAATCTCCTTCAAAGCTAACTCCAGAGGCTAAGTCAATGGCTAAGCAAGAAGgattagcttcttcttcaagctcgCTTCCCAAAACTGTGACATCACCTGACCCAGAAACTCCGGCAAAGGAGAAAGCTAGCCATGTACATCCCAAACTCCCAGATTACGATGACATATTTGCCAAGCTCGGGGCTCTTCGTCGCTGA
- a CDS encoding Ribosomal L28e protein family (Ribosomal L28e protein family; FUNCTIONS IN: structural constituent of ribosome; INVOLVED IN: translation, ribosome biogenesis; LOCATED IN: ribosome, cytosolic large ribosomal subunit, plasma membrane; EXPRESSED IN: 23 plant structures; EXPRESSED DURING: 13 growth stages; CONTAINS InterPro DOMAIN/s: Ribosomal protein L28e (InterPro:IPR002672); BEST Arabidopsis thaliana protein match is: Ribosomal L28e protein family (TAIR:AT2G19730.3); Has 531 Blast hits to 531 proteins in 207 species: Archae - 0; Bacteria - 0; Metazoa - 284; Fungi - 94; Plants - 107; Viruses - 0; Other Eukaryotes - 46 (source: NCBI BLink).), which produces MATVPGQLIWEIVKRNNCFLVKQFGRGNAKVQFSKESNNLVNINSYKHSGLANKKTVTIQAAGKDQGVVLGTTKTKRQNKPKLSVNKSILKKEFSRMSKVVANQVVDNYYRPDLKKAALARLSAISKGLRVAKSGPKRRNRQA; this is translated from the exons ATGGCCACAGTTCCAGGACAGTTGATCTGGGAGATCGTGAAGAGAAACAACTGTTTCTTGGTGAAGCAATTCGGTAGAGGTAATGCCAAGGTTCAGTTCAGCAAAGAGAGCAACAACCTCGTCAACATCAACTCGTACAAGCACTCTG gTTTGGCCAACAAAAAGACAGTGACCATTCAGGCGGCTGGCAAGGACCAAGGTGTTGTACTCGGAACCACCAAGActaagagacaaaacaagCCTAAGCTCTCTGTTAACAAGTCTATCCTCAAGAAGGAGTTCTCGAGGATGAGTAAAGTTGTTGCCAATCAG GTAGTGGACAACTACTACAGGCCTGATTTGAAGAAAGCAGCACTTGCTAGGCTTAGCGCTATCAGCAAAGGTCTTAGAGTAGCCAAGTCGGGTCCCAAGAGGAGAAACAGACAGGCTTGA